The DNA window AAAGCTGCGCCGCTTGCCGTCCTGCCGGACTGGACCGGGGATGCCAGGAAGGCGGTCCGGTTCTGGATTCTGCCGGCGGCCATTCTTTTCTATGTCGTGTTCGCGGATGCGCTCGGCTTCCTTGCTACCGCAACCCTCATCGTGGCGACCGTCGTCGCCGTGAGGGGCGCTTCCAAGATCCGGGCGCTGGCCGTGGGGTTTGCCGTCGCCTTGGTCATGAATATCGGCTTCGCGTCCTTTCTGCATGTGCCGCTGCCCTGGGGGCCGCTCACCTCCGTTTCGGGGTGGCTGATATGGTAGATTTCTCCGCCGTCCTCGAGCAACTGGCCGATCCGCATTTGCTGTTCGTCATCGTGCTGTCTGCGATCTACGGGCTTGTGATCGGCGCGATCCCGGGTTTGACCGCGCTTATGGCGAGTGCGCTCCTGGTGCCGTTCGTGATCTTCATGGATCCGCTGCCGGCCGTATCGTCCATCATCACCGCCTCGGCCATGGCCATCTTCGCAGGCGACATTCCCGGCGCTTTGTTGCGCATGCCGGGTACACCGGCTTCGGCGGCCTATACGGAGGATGCCCACCGGCTCACCCTCAACGGAAAGGCCGCCGTAGCGCTGGGAGCCGGCCTGTTCGCCTCGGCGATCGGAGGTCTCGTCAGCGCTCTCGTGCTGACGCTGGCCGCCCCTTCGCTGGCGCGCATCGCACTGGCCTTCTCCAGCGTGGAATATTTCTGGCTGGGGGTTCTGGGGCTGAGCTGCGCCACTTTCGTGGCCGGCCCTTCGCTGCTCAAGGGTCTTGCCTCTCTGTTTCTTGGGCTCACGCTTGCCACCGTCGGCATGGACCCGATTTCCGGAATCCCACGCTTTACCTTCGGCTCCACGAATCTGATCGGCGGCCTGGGACTAATCCCGGTGCTGATCGGGCTCTTCGCGATTTCCGAACTGATGCGCAACGCGAATGCCGATTTCGACGGCAGGGCCGATATCCGCCGAATGGGACCCATAGTCACCACAGCAGGCGCACGGATCTGGCCGCACAAGCTCGGGCTTCTCCGCGGCGGTCTCCTAGAGCACGTCCGGCTTAATCCGGGTCATATCCAGCAGCCCTGAAGTAGTTTGCGCATTCTGCGGGAGTGAACTGGTCGAGGAGTGCGCCAGCGGTATCCCAGAGCGCTTTGATGGTGCGCTCGGCTTTTGCCCGCAGGAGCGCTTTGAGCTTTGAGAAGGCATTCTCGATGGGGTTGAAGTCCGGGCTATAGGGCGGCAGGAACATGAGGGTTGCACCGGCTTGCTCGATCGCGTCGCGGACGCCTGCTGCCTTGTGTGCCGGCAAGTTGTCCATGATGACGACATCGCCGCGCCTCAGGGTGGGGACCAGGACCTGCTCGACATAAGCGAGGAAGACGGTGCCATTCATGGCGCCATCGTAGACGAAGGGCGCGGTCATGCCGGACAGGCGCAGTGCGCCGGTGAAGGTGGTGGTTTTCCAGTGCCCATGCGGCATGCCGGCTCGGCAGCGTTCGCCGCATGGCGCGCGACCCCGCAGGCGGGCCATCTTGGTGGACAGGCCGGTCTCATCGATGAAGACAAGCCTGGCAGGGTCGAGGTCGAGTTGGCCTTCGAACCAATCCTGCCGGCGCTTCAGGACATCAGGACGGTCCTGCTCCAATGCATGCGCGGACTTTTTTGAACGTCCAGCCCCGCCCGCGCAGCCAGGCGCTCAGGGCACTGCGGCCGATACACACGGAGCGCTCGGCTGCGAGCCGCTCGACCATCTCGTTCAGCGTCACGTCCTTGTTCGCCTCGATCATGGCAACAACGAACGTCTCGTGCGCATCCAGGCGTGAGCCCCGCGGCTTGCCCTGACGCCGCGCCGAGCGTTCCCCGTTCTCACGCGCCCGCCTGATCCAGACAATTGCCGTCGAAACGCCGACGCCAA is part of the Chelativorans sp. AA-79 genome and encodes:
- a CDS encoding tripartite tricarboxylate transporter permease; amino-acid sequence: MVDFSAVLEQLADPHLLFVIVLSAIYGLVIGAIPGLTALMASALLVPFVIFMDPLPAVSSIITASAMAIFAGDIPGALLRMPGTPASAAYTEDAHRLTLNGKAAVALGAGLFASAIGGLVSALVLTLAAPSLARIALAFSSVEYFWLGVLGLSCATFVAGPSLLKGLASLFLGLTLATVGMDPISGIPRFTFGSTNLIGGLGLIPVLIGLFAISELMRNANADFDGRADIRRMGPIVTTAGARIWPHKLGLLRGGLLEHVRLNPGHIQQP
- a CDS encoding IS630 family transposase (programmed frameshift), with product MARAYGEDLRMRVLDAAAAGASARSVAARFGVGVSTAIVWIRRARENGERSARRQGKPRGSRLDAHETFVVAMIEANKDVTLNEMVERLAAERSVCIGRSALSAWLRGRGWTFKKKSAHALEQDRPDVLKRRQDWFEGQLDLDPARLVFIDETGLSTKMARLRGRAPCGERCRAGMPHGHWKTTTFTGALRLSGMTAPFVYDGAMNGTVFLAYVEQVLVPTLRRGDVVIMDNLPAHKAAGVRDAIEQAGATLMFLPPYSPDFNPIENAFSKLKALLRAKAERTIKALWDTAGALLDQFTPAECANYFRAAGYDPD
- a CDS encoding tripartite tricarboxylate transporter TctB family protein translates to MKVHDIFVGMVLLGVGVFVAAYSQTLTAPRNLSYGPGFFPMLVGGGLALCGGALVLQGLSNLKAAPLAVLPDWTGDARKAVRFWILPAAILFYVVFADALGFLATATLIVATVVAVRGASKIRALAVGFAVALVMNIGFASFLHVPLPWGPLTSVSGWLIW